A single Lolium perenne isolate Kyuss_39 chromosome 6, Kyuss_2.0, whole genome shotgun sequence DNA region contains:
- the LOC127306627 gene encoding uncharacterized protein, with amino-acid sequence MEDYYYFPDSLETTAEIGTSFRVVHSSSHKRSSPSPRPRRTSSRRLEADELRRHYLHACFRCARVLAGNRDIFMYRGDTPFCSEECRQQQIDTDEAAEKGSKKSVAAKREQQTQQHPHRVPIWAR; translated from the exons ATGGAGGACTACTACTACTTCCCCGACTCCTTGGAGACGACCGCGGAAATCGGCACAAGCTTCCGAGTCGTGCACTCCTCGTCCCACAAGCGGAGCTCGCCGTCGCCTAGGCCCCGGCGCACGTCATCCCGCCGCCTGGAAGCCGATGAACTTCGCCGCCACTACCTCCACGCCTGCTTCCGGTGCGCGCGCGTTCTTGCCGGAAACAGAGACATCTTCATGTACAG AGGCGACACCCCGTTCTGCAGCGAGGAGTGCCGGCAGCAGCAGATCGACACTGACGAGGCGGCGGAGAAGGGATCTAAGAAGTCCGTGGCCGCGAAGAGGGAGCAGCAGACGCAGCAGCACCCGCACAGAGTGCCCATTTGGGCTCGCTAG